The Lewinellaceae bacterium genome has a segment encoding these proteins:
- a CDS encoding bile acid:sodium symporter family protein, producing MVSVDILIRFILALVMLGVGMSIEASNFKGVFQRPKSFLLGLFSQMVALPAFAILMVYLSPLSPEFKIGIIILSLCPGGNMSNYISYLTRANTALAISLTTINGLLTVFTIPLVSNWASRTFRGQEEWFSLPFLSTAMEIFLLILLPAAIGVLIRYFRHELVEKIENPVKWITYLLLVIMFCILFFGREAQGGLNLTFEDIYKILPFTLALNFFGMLFGYYFAKWNKLSKRNGITISIETGLQNTALALLVTGTLLNDSEMAKPALIYAAFSFWTTLGFAYFMKKRTGLK from the coding sequence ATGGTTTCAGTTGACATATTAATACGTTTTATCCTGGCCCTCGTCATGCTGGGGGTGGGAATGTCGATTGAGGCCTCCAATTTTAAAGGAGTATTTCAACGCCCCAAATCATTCCTCCTGGGACTTTTTTCCCAAATGGTGGCCTTACCCGCCTTTGCTATCCTGATGGTTTACCTGAGCCCGCTGTCCCCAGAGTTTAAAATAGGGATTATTATTTTATCTCTTTGTCCCGGTGGCAATATGTCCAACTATATTTCTTACCTGACCCGGGCCAATACTGCCCTGGCCATCTCTCTTACCACCATAAATGGCCTGCTAACGGTCTTTACCATCCCGCTTGTCAGCAACTGGGCTTCAAGAACCTTCCGGGGCCAAGAAGAATGGTTCTCCCTCCCCTTTCTTTCCACGGCCATGGAAATTTTTCTGCTGATCCTGCTGCCTGCCGCCATAGGTGTTTTAATCAGATACTTCCGCCATGAACTGGTGGAAAAAATAGAAAACCCCGTAAAATGGATTACTTACCTTTTGCTGGTCATCATGTTTTGTATATTGTTTTTCGGACGCGAGGCACAGGGCGGATTGAATTTGACTTTTGAGGATATTTATAAAATCCTGCCGTTCACCCTGGCACTCAATTTTTTCGGCATGCTGTTCGGTTATTATTTTGCTAAATGGAACAAACTCTCCAAACGCAACGGCATCACCATTTCTATTGAAACAGGGCTCCAGAATACAGCCCTCGCACTTTTGGTCACCGGCACCCTGCTCAACGACAGTGAAATGGCCAAGCCTGCCCTGATCTATGCCGCTTTTAGCTTTTGGACCACCCTGGGATTCGCCTATTTTATGAAAAAACGAACAGGATTAAAATAA
- a CDS encoding RNA polymerase sigma factor — translation MESDEKKLINGCVKKDKKAQRQLYELYKVSLFRICLRYAKDRPEAEDILQDGFVKIMADIHQYRGEGALGGWMRRVMVNTALQHIRKQNRQGYTVEITEIADTHQADEVILSDLRAKALTQLIQKLPPGYRAVFNMYVIEGFSHKEIAEQMEVTESTSKSQLSKAKAMLRKMLERNLVG, via the coding sequence TTGGAGAGCGACGAAAAAAAACTCATTAACGGCTGTGTAAAAAAAGACAAAAAAGCCCAACGACAATTGTACGAATTGTACAAGGTTTCTCTTTTTCGTATATGTCTTCGTTATGCCAAAGACCGTCCGGAAGCTGAGGATATATTACAGGATGGTTTTGTGAAAATCATGGCTGATATTCACCAGTACAGGGGAGAAGGCGCTCTGGGGGGATGGATGAGAAGGGTGATGGTCAATACGGCACTGCAACATATCAGAAAGCAAAACAGGCAAGGCTATACGGTTGAAATTACCGAAATCGCAGACACTCACCAGGCGGACGAAGTCATTTTGAGCGATCTCAGGGCCAAAGCACTTACCCAATTAATTCAAAAATTACCGCCGGGCTACCGAGCCGTTTTCAATATGTATGTAATAGAAGGGTTTTCGCATAAGGAGATAGCGGAACAGATGGAGGTTACGGAAAGTACTTCCAAGTCTCAACTATCCAAGGCAAAAGCCATGCTCAGAAAAATGCTTGAAAGAAATTTAGTGGGTTAA
- a CDS encoding CHAT domain-containing protein has translation MRHALFFLLLPLAFCLPAQNTTGQEDLYAALIDRAREFALAGMRDSAWQMTLKAANVWESSDAFFGYLEAFEETATFYISEEMMETAGRKDYKTAAEYFAFALEQFPLPFDQYNAPEAEYLADLNAMLGNAYKRTSRILEAKASYQKAFSGYRHLDSLSYDYDKRWVALFVYKPLANIYTRLENYENAASLLLLARSVLENSGKKGEAAQAAIDLGILYATTERYQEAVTLFEQQFKNPDLSDYIRAVLLLNKARSLMQLSRTDAAVKDIQSAISVLKKGHWNSTLMDAYHVLGQLQIQKGDTQNAKESLNRAIILSREVLPTRSRKRSKIYASTGDLYLKNNELETALLYYQKSLFAVLNNIDSTDVSSIPDSKDLYAENSILTALDGKAVAFEKWYETSGNTDFLLKALKNLQAGFEVEHLIQNAQQHSTSKIQFQKQNQSRRERAIAICATLSRETGEEAYLDIAFQIAEASKAAVLLESVRENLARRQLKGTQQLLQQVKETEKALAAIESELLSVENPEKETFDELNEQKVFLSQQLLTLKNSLEEKHPEYASLNAREKVVAVAEVQNTLLKTGEEVFVEFFWGTGFLYVFKIEKEAGITFLKIPLDDDFQNTFTQFLDLFSAENRWKMGAEAFQSAAFSLYQKIYAPLQIETFSGVTVVPDGLLAFIPFEALVTEWKTGAFFKNLSYVMLRQNIRYAYSCSVLQQQQQAVPSGKTFLFIAPGFADGQLGLPALDASDLDIGHPPGLKRLMDNEATRSNFEKEATLSRVIHLFTHAEANQNDLQPRVFFFDEALTLPEIYALDLSAELVVLSACETNLGKLEKGEGVMSLARGFAYAGASSLIASLWKVKNRQTADIFSSFYKNLEAGKSKSEALRDAKLSFLKQTDDIHASPAYWTGFVFIGSDINETPEPEINYLLLAGVALMAAGIVFFIRIRKK, from the coding sequence ATGCGTCACGCGTTATTTTTCCTTTTACTTCCTTTGGCTTTCTGTCTGCCTGCTCAAAATACAACCGGGCAGGAAGATCTCTATGCTGCCCTGATCGATCGCGCCCGCGAATTTGCGCTCGCCGGCATGCGTGACAGTGCCTGGCAAATGACCTTAAAGGCTGCGAATGTATGGGAATCCTCTGATGCTTTTTTCGGATACCTGGAAGCTTTTGAAGAGACGGCCACCTTTTATATTTCGGAAGAAATGATGGAGACCGCTGGCAGAAAAGATTATAAAACAGCTGCCGAATATTTTGCCTTTGCCCTGGAGCAATTTCCCCTCCCTTTTGATCAATACAATGCACCAGAGGCTGAATACCTCGCCGACCTGAACGCTATGCTGGGCAATGCCTACAAAAGAACCAGTCGCATACTGGAAGCCAAAGCTTCCTACCAGAAAGCCTTTTCCGGTTACAGGCATCTCGACAGCCTGTCCTACGACTACGATAAAAGATGGGTTGCGCTTTTCGTCTATAAACCGCTGGCCAATATTTATACCCGCCTGGAAAACTATGAAAATGCCGCCTCTCTCCTGCTCCTGGCCCGGTCCGTACTGGAAAATTCAGGCAAAAAAGGAGAGGCCGCACAGGCAGCCATAGACCTGGGAATTCTATACGCTACCACAGAACGCTACCAGGAGGCCGTAACCCTCTTTGAACAGCAATTTAAAAACCCGGACCTTTCCGATTACATTAGGGCGGTTCTGCTCCTGAACAAGGCCCGAAGCCTGATGCAATTGTCCAGAACCGATGCCGCCGTGAAAGATATCCAATCGGCCATTTCGGTATTGAAAAAAGGCCACTGGAATAGTACCCTTATGGATGCCTATCATGTTTTGGGACAACTTCAGATTCAGAAAGGAGATACCCAGAACGCCAAAGAATCTTTGAACAGGGCCATCATTTTAAGCCGGGAAGTTTTACCGACCAGGAGCCGAAAAAGATCAAAAATTTACGCCAGTACCGGTGACCTGTATCTTAAAAACAATGAGCTTGAAACCGCCTTGCTCTATTATCAAAAAAGTCTTTTTGCCGTTTTAAATAATATCGATTCAACGGATGTTTCATCCATCCCCGACAGTAAGGACCTCTATGCCGAAAATTCCATCCTGACCGCCCTCGACGGAAAAGCAGTGGCCTTTGAAAAATGGTACGAAACTTCGGGAAACACGGATTTTCTCCTCAAAGCGTTAAAAAATCTACAGGCAGGATTTGAAGTAGAGCACCTGATTCAAAATGCCCAGCAACATTCTACTTCCAAAATTCAGTTTCAAAAACAAAACCAATCGAGGAGAGAGAGAGCCATTGCCATATGCGCTACCCTGAGTCGGGAAACTGGAGAGGAGGCTTACCTGGACATTGCTTTTCAGATCGCAGAGGCGAGCAAAGCCGCAGTTTTACTGGAATCTGTGAGGGAAAATTTGGCTCGCCGGCAACTGAAAGGCACCCAGCAACTGCTACAGCAAGTGAAAGAAACGGAAAAAGCCCTGGCCGCTATCGAAAGCGAACTCCTGTCCGTGGAAAACCCTGAAAAAGAAACATTCGATGAATTAAATGAACAAAAAGTCTTTCTCTCGCAACAATTACTGACCTTAAAAAATTCTTTGGAAGAGAAACATCCCGAGTATGCTAGCCTGAATGCCCGGGAAAAGGTCGTGGCTGTGGCCGAGGTGCAGAACACCCTCCTAAAAACCGGGGAGGAAGTATTCGTCGAATTCTTTTGGGGAACAGGTTTTTTGTACGTTTTTAAAATAGAAAAAGAAGCTGGTATTACCTTTTTGAAAATACCCCTTGATGACGATTTTCAAAACACGTTCACTCAATTTTTGGATTTGTTCTCGGCTGAGAACAGATGGAAAATGGGGGCGGAGGCTTTCCAAAGCGCCGCTTTTAGTTTGTATCAAAAAATATACGCTCCGCTGCAGATCGAAACCTTTTCAGGAGTAACGGTGGTCCCTGACGGGCTTTTGGCTTTCATTCCCTTTGAAGCCCTCGTTACAGAATGGAAAACAGGTGCTTTTTTTAAAAACCTTTCTTATGTGATGCTCCGCCAAAACATCAGATATGCCTACTCATGCAGCGTTTTACAACAACAGCAACAGGCCGTTCCTTCGGGAAAAACATTCCTTTTTATCGCCCCGGGATTTGCGGACGGGCAACTGGGACTCCCTGCCCTCGATGCTTCAGATCTGGATATTGGGCATCCACCCGGATTAAAAAGGCTAATGGACAATGAGGCCACCCGGTCAAATTTCGAAAAAGAAGCGACCTTAAGCCGGGTGATTCACCTTTTCACTCACGCCGAGGCCAATCAAAACGACCTGCAGCCCAGGGTATTTTTTTTCGATGAGGCCCTAACCTTACCGGAAATTTACGCCCTGGATCTTTCGGCAGAACTCGTAGTCTTAAGCGCCTGCGAAACCAACCTGGGAAAACTCGAAAAAGGAGAAGGCGTGATGAGCCTGGCCCGTGGATTTGCCTACGCCGGTGCCTCCAGCCTGATCGCCAGCTTATGGAAGGTAAAAAACCGGCAGACAGCGGATATTTTTTCTTCTTTTTATAAAAACCTGGAGGCCGGAAAAAGTAAATCAGAAGCCCTTAGAGATGCGAAACTGAGTTTCCTTAAACAAACGGATGACATCCATGCCTCCCCTGCTTACTGGACGGGATTTGTCTTTATCGGAAGTGACATCAATGAAACGCCGGAGCCGGAAATCAATTATCTATTGCTTGCCGGGGTGGCTCTTATGGCGGCAGGAATCGTTTTTTTTATACGAATACGAAAAAAATGA
- the dnaB gene encoding replicative DNA helicase yields MSEKKNTPIKSDFQMKRRGRNADLSDYVFGKVQPQAIPLEEVVLGAIMLEKDALTTVMDIIRAESFYLDAHQLIFRAMLRLFERMQPIDLLTVMEELKKTGDLESVGGPAYLAELTNRVASAANIEYHARIVSQKHIQRELITVSTKIIKDAFEDTTDVFELLDDAEQGLFNITQQNLSRSYDSMSTLASKALKQIEELKDREDGLTGVPTGFVELDRVTSGWQNSDLIIIAARPGMGKTSFVLSAAKNAAGEFNKPVAFFSLEMSSLQLAQRIISIEAEIPGSKMRTGQLEDYEWQQLQTAIERVSEIPIFIDDTPGINVFELRAKARRLKMQHDISLIVIDYLQLMSGGSDNQKGNREQEVSAISRSLKGLAKELNIPVIALSQLSRAVETRGGSKRPVLSDLRESGSIEQDADIVGFIYRPEYYQILEDEEGMSLKGVAEFIIAKHRNGALKTARLKFTDEFARFSNLEDPNFNDLPGDTFEIPESNMITRPSKMNDDEDIPF; encoded by the coding sequence ATGTCCGAGAAAAAAAATACACCTATCAAAAGTGATTTTCAAATGAAGAGACGCGGTCGAAACGCTGATCTGTCAGATTATGTTTTTGGCAAGGTGCAACCACAGGCTATTCCCCTCGAGGAAGTCGTACTCGGTGCCATCATGTTGGAAAAAGATGCCCTTACCACGGTTATGGATATTATCAGGGCAGAAAGTTTTTATCTCGATGCCCATCAGCTGATCTTCAGAGCCATGTTGCGGCTTTTTGAGCGCATGCAGCCCATCGACCTGCTGACGGTCATGGAAGAACTCAAAAAAACAGGAGACCTTGAGTCCGTTGGCGGCCCGGCATACCTGGCTGAATTGACCAACCGGGTGGCTTCGGCAGCGAATATCGAATATCATGCCCGGATTGTTTCCCAGAAGCATATTCAGCGGGAGTTGATCACCGTTTCCACCAAGATCATCAAAGATGCATTTGAAGATACGACGGACGTTTTTGAATTGCTTGACGATGCTGAACAGGGTTTGTTTAATATTACCCAACAAAACCTTAGCCGTTCTTACGACAGCATGAGCACGCTGGCAAGTAAGGCACTGAAGCAAATTGAAGAACTCAAAGACAGGGAAGATGGTTTAACCGGGGTGCCTACCGGATTTGTCGAATTGGACCGGGTTACTTCAGGGTGGCAAAATTCTGACCTGATCATCATTGCCGCAAGACCTGGTATGGGTAAAACAAGTTTTGTGCTCTCGGCAGCCAAAAATGCCGCAGGTGAATTCAACAAACCCGTTGCCTTTTTCTCCCTGGAGATGTCAAGCCTGCAGCTCGCCCAGAGGATCATTTCCATTGAAGCTGAGATTCCCGGGTCTAAAATGCGTACCGGTCAGTTGGAAGATTACGAATGGCAGCAATTGCAGACGGCCATCGAACGGGTGAGTGAAATTCCCATCTTTATCGATGATACCCCGGGGATCAACGTATTTGAGCTGCGTGCCAAGGCAAGGAGGCTTAAAATGCAACATGATATTTCTCTTATTGTCATCGATTATTTGCAGCTGATGAGTGGAGGGTCGGACAATCAAAAAGGCAATCGTGAACAGGAAGTAAGTGCAATATCCAGATCACTTAAAGGACTGGCTAAAGAACTTAACATTCCCGTGATCGCGCTTTCACAGCTCAGCCGTGCGGTGGAAACCCGGGGAGGAAGCAAAAGGCCTGTGTTGTCGGATTTGAGGGAATCGGGTTCCATAGAGCAGGATGCCGATATCGTAGGGTTTATCTACCGGCCGGAGTATTACCAGATATTGGAAGATGAGGAAGGGATGTCGCTCAAGGGCGTTGCGGAATTCATCATTGCAAAACACAGGAATGGTGCCCTAAAGACGGCCAGACTCAAATTTACAGACGAATTTGCCCGGTTCTCTAATCTTGAAGATCCCAATTTTAACGATCTGCCGGGAGACACTTTCGAAATTCCGGAATCCAATATGATCACTCGTCCTTCAAAAATGAATGATGATGAGGATATTCCGTTTTAA
- a CDS encoding Hsp20/alpha crystallin family protein has protein sequence MLVVRPTSRPQARPVYTRPQLVDLNTNVKVNVIELETEYQLELAAPGLTKADFELQVEKELLTISAKKDQAPQEGVKVLRNEFGKYDFKRSFHLADTINTENITASYTNGILKVVLAKKEKEAPKVVTVK, from the coding sequence ATGTTAGTTGTAAGACCTACTTCAAGACCACAGGCAAGACCTGTTTACACAAGACCTCAGCTGGTAGATTTGAATACCAATGTAAAAGTGAATGTTATTGAACTGGAAACGGAATACCAGTTGGAATTAGCTGCGCCGGGACTGACCAAGGCCGATTTTGAGCTGCAAGTTGAAAAAGAATTGCTGACTATTTCTGCCAAAAAAGACCAGGCTCCGCAAGAAGGGGTTAAGGTTTTGAGAAACGAATTCGGAAAATACGATTTCAAACGTTCTTTCCATTTGGCCGATACCATTAATACTGAAAATATCACCGCTTCATACACGAATGGCATCCTTAAAGTCGTTTTAGCTAAAAAGGAAAAAGAAGCGCCGAAAGTGGTAACAGTGAAGTAA
- a CDS encoding Hsp20/alpha crystallin family protein, producing the protein MKFDNKNNPFAKAGIFGELLDEFLNTDITKFMGVDLTASNPRVNVSESANDFVIELAAPGLEKSDFDLNIVEGRLKISVNKPLKEEDDKDRKFLRREFNYNTFTRSFSLPESVDANAISAKYEGGVLFITMAKKEENKADFSRKINIS; encoded by the coding sequence ATGAAATTTGATAATAAAAATAATCCCTTTGCCAAGGCAGGGATATTCGGAGAACTCCTAGATGAGTTTTTAAATACAGACATCACCAAATTTATGGGGGTTGATCTGACGGCTTCAAATCCGAGAGTCAACGTGTCTGAGTCTGCCAATGATTTCGTTATCGAGTTGGCAGCTCCGGGACTTGAGAAATCCGATTTTGACCTCAATATAGTGGAGGGCCGTTTAAAAATCAGTGTGAACAAACCACTCAAAGAAGAAGACGATAAAGATCGTAAATTTTTGAGACGTGAGTTCAACTACAATACGTTCACCAGAAGTTTTTCACTTCCGGAATCGGTTGATGCGAATGCCATTTCAGCAAAATACGAAGGAGGAGTGCTGTTCATCACTATGGCGAAGAAAGAAGAAAATAAAGCTGATTTTTCGCGCAAGATCAACATTTCGTAG